In a single window of the Hippoglossus hippoglossus isolate fHipHip1 chromosome 7, fHipHip1.pri, whole genome shotgun sequence genome:
- the si:dkey-8e10.3 gene encoding serine/threonine-protein kinase SBK1, translated as MIELGLADGSLIDELMELTAQSLSQREIQEHFNIIKEIGRGKYGKVLLVTHRFRGTPMALKVMPKASTKLQGFLREYCISLHLSCHPCIVGLFGIAFQSNEHYCFAQELVVGRDLFAVIQPKVGIPESSVKRCVLQIASALEFIHSHGLVHRDVKPENILLLDNHCTQVKLADFGLAQKRGTMIRFITGTLPYMAPELCTMAMLEGQKEVTAPPLSVEPSLDTWAFGVVIFCILTGYFPWERCMDSDDFYLEFADWCRMEERPITEEDIPPLWKRFTPEAMEMFGKLLALDAGERCTVGEVRAYGEKDWLKKAYGDEQQKTTEKEKASISRNTSVHSKVEEPPNAK; from the exons ATGATTGAGCTGGGCCTCGCTGACGGGAGCCTGATCGATGAACTGATGGAGCTGACGGCTCAGAGCCTCAGTCAGCGGGAGATCCAGGAGCACTTCAACATCATCAAGGAGATCGGCAGAGGGAAATACGGCAAAGTGCTGCTGGTGACACACCGCTTCAGGG GGACTCCCATGGCCTTGAAAGTGATGCCCAAAGCCTCGACTAAGCTGCAGGGCTTTCTGCGAGAGTACTGCATCTCCTTACACCTGTCCTGCCACCCCTGCATCGTGGGCCTCTTTGGCATCGCCTTCCAGTCTAATGAGCACTACTGCTTCGCCCAGGAGCTTGTCGTTGGCAGGGACCTATTTGCTGTCATCCAACCAAAG GTGGGTATTCCAGAATCTTCAGTCAAACGTTGTGTCCTCCAGATTGCCAGTGCTTTGGAGTTCATCCACAGCCATGGCTTGGTCCACCGAGATGTCAAGCCTGAAAACATTCTTCTGCTGGACAATCATTGTACCCAGGTCAAGCTGGCAGACTTTGGCCTGGCCCAGAAGAGAGGCACAATGATACGATTCATCACAGGCACCCTGCCCTACATGGCCCCAGAGCTTTGTACCATGGCCATGCTGGAGGGGCAGAAAGAAGTGACTGCTCCCCCTCTGAGCGTGGAGCCAAGCCTGGACACCTGGGCCTTTGGAGTGGTTATCTTCTGCATTCTCACGGGCTACTTCCCCTGGGAGCGCTGCATGGACTCAGACGACTTCTACCTGGAGTTTGCTGACTGGTGCAGAATGGAAGAGAGACCTATCACAGAGGAGGACATTCCTCCTCTGTGGAAAAGGTTCACTCCAGAAGCCATGGAGATGTTTGGTAAGCTCCTGGCTTTGGATGCAGGAGAGAGGTGTACAGTTGGGGAGGTGAGAGCATATGGGGAGAAGGACTGGCTGAAGAAGGCATATGGGGACGAGCAGCAGAagacaacagaaaaagaaaaagccagcATCTCTAGAAATACATCTGTGCATAGCAAGGTGGAGGAACCTCCTAATGCTAAGTAA